Within Anopheles nili chromosome 3, idAnoNiliSN_F5_01, whole genome shotgun sequence, the genomic segment CTAACTAGCTTTGAAGAAGTTTTTGCATTCTATCGCAGAATAAGTGCACGCCCGGCAATTTCGTGATACATCTTACTTTCACCCATGATTTCATCATGATTGAAAACCTGTCCAAGAAGCGTATGGTTTTTGGCATCAGTTGTCTAATATTGTAAGTTTTGAGAAAACAATGAGTGGATTCGATCTCTGCGGGTGCTACATGGGGACTAATCGATAAATTGACCATCCCCATATCCTTATATTTCCACGCTCCCGTCCTGTTCCGTCAGACTAACCATAGTTGTATTAATCATCGAATCCAAATGGATGAAAGCAGGTTCTCGTCGACAGGAGTTTGTAATCGAGAATAATTCCACCTGTTGGATGCGCGAGACGTATGAAGTGATCAAAGATTGCCACCCGTGTACTGCTTTCGAAATCGCTAGTAAATCGCAAGGCGTTTGTGTTCATACGCACAACAAGGAAGTACTGAAGTGTATCGGAGGCGAGATCGTAACAAGAAGGTTTGTTTGGCGTATAATTCATTCAGCATGTGAATGCAGGATAAATACTGATACTTTGGTATCCATGTTTTCAGCTGTGATCGGGTTGCGTGGTTGGATGAGCGACACTTCTGGTCTTTCCAAATATCGCTGACTATCGTCGGTACCCTATCGGCAGCGATATCGTTCCTGCGCCAGAAAACGCTTAATCGTCGAACTATGCTAAAGATTCAACGTGAACTAGGTGCCTAAAAGTCTTCCTCGCTTTCATACGTCCTCACGATGGTGATGAAACTGTATCTCTATTATCACCGCCTCGGGAATACACCAGCGAACGTGTCTGAACATTGCTCAGATGCTAAACGCCATGTGCAAGTACCAATGGAGAGCTATATTGTGTTGGCGTTGTACCACTATTTAGAAATTAACCAATCGAGCGTTGTAGTACATTTTGTGCAATCCAAAGCAACTACGAACGTTTTAACGGTTGCGCTTCCACCTTCATTCTTTGaaaaagctcacttttttAGTGACGACCTAACGGATGGACATGATACCGAAAGCGCGGAGATCCAAATTGATCCAGCCCTTTCTTGTCAGTTGCcttcgatttcgatcgaacTAACCGGTACTATAGTGTCCGGGTTGTGTGGCGTTTGCCGGCGCATTACGAAGCAGCACATTGCAACCTCGCAAACATCGGATCAATTACTCGGTTTTAAGGGCAATACACTGGTTGCCCCTGCAGACGCTTCTCTTTGGACGAAGTTTTGTGAAATCGACATGATCCGATGCGTGAAACATATGCTAAAAATGTGCTCGGATGAGACAATGAAGCCTTCGTTAATTGAATATACGCTTCCAGATGAGCTCGGT encodes:
- the LOC128726503 gene encoding protein JTB codes for the protein MIENLSKKRMVFGISCLILLTIVVLIIESKWMKAGSRRQEFVIENNSTCWMRETYEVIKDCHPCTAFEIASKSQGVCVHTHNKEVLKCIGGEIVTRSCDRVAWLDERHFWSFQISLTIVGTLSAAISFLRQKTLNRRTMLKIQRELGA